TCAATATATTCGGCCGGAGAAAGGCCTGATTCATTCCAGTTAGCGTCACAATGAACGATTGTAAAATAATAACTCTTTATATCACCGTCTAAATCATCGAAACTCAATTTTAGTTTGTCGTTGCTATTCAAATCTATCAGCGGATACGACATCTCCCAGCCACTCCGGTATAACAAAACGGTTTTAATGTTTGGTTTATAAACAGAATCCTGCATAAAACGAACATTCTGTTCAATCCTTACTGCAGCAACAGAAGGCCCCACAATCCCTGATAACAAAAAAAGACAGGCAATCCGGGTTTTAAATAATTTGATTCTCATCATTTATATCTTTCTTTGTGAATAATTTTAACCTTTAGCAAAGTAATCAAAGACAATTTTCAGAACTGACTCAGATTGAAAAAATAATATCATTAATTTGCAAGATTTACAAAAATGCAAATAAAACCTCATTTAATGCAGGAGTTAAAACAGAAAAAATCCCAACTCTTATTTTTAAAAATGAAACGCTGCAAATTCAAAATATTTCTGGTTTGTCTGATTGTTGTCAATACAATAACTGCTGCCTGTCAGCAAAAAAGTTACATCTTTCTGACCGGGCTGGCCCAGGGAACGACTTATCATATCACATATAAATCGGACAAAAATATAAATTACCACGTTGCAATTGATTCATTGTTATCTGATTTCGACAACTCCTTATCCATCTATAATCCAAACTCTATCATTTCAAGGATCAATAGGAATGATTCTGCAGCCAAAACGGATGAACATTTTAAGACTGCCTTTCTGAAATCACAGGAAGTATCTGAGCAAACCGGCGGTGCTTTCGACATTACCGTATCACCGTTGGTCAATGCCTGGGGTTTTGGTTTCTCCAAACAATCCGAAATTAATTCCCTTTTGATAGACAGTTTATTACGACTGGTAGGATATCAAAAAATAAAATTGGAAAATGACCGGGTAGTAAAAGCAGATTCCCGCATGATGATAGACATGAATGCCATTGCACAAGGATATGCAGTTGACCTGACCGCCCTTTTCCTCGAATCAAAAGGCATAAAAAATTATCTGGTTGAAATCGGGGGCGAAATCAGAACAAAAGGGAAAAATGCCAGAGGTAAAACCTGGACCGTCGGGATAGATAAACCTACAGACCAGAATGAAATACCAGG
The sequence above is drawn from the Bacteroidota bacterium genome and encodes:
- a CDS encoding FAD:protein FMN transferase — encoded protein: MKRCKFKIFLVCLIVVNTITAACQQKSYIFLTGLAQGTTYHITYKSDKNINYHVAIDSLLSDFDNSLSIYNPNSIISRINRNDSAAKTDEHFKTAFLKSQEVSEQTGGAFDITVSPLVNAWGFGFSKQSEINSLLIDSLLRLVGYQKIKLENDRVVKADSRMMIDMNAIAQGYAVDLTALFLESKGIKNYLVEIGGEIRTKGKNARGKTWTVGIDKPTDQNEIPGQDLQSVLALKDKSISTSGNYRAFYKKDGKKYGHIIDPSTGYPVQHNVLSATVISDDCITADAYATVFIVSGLEKAKEILKKHPELDAYLIYTNEKGEYEVYCTGRIREMLQ